The proteins below are encoded in one region of Ostrea edulis chromosome 3, xbOstEdul1.1, whole genome shotgun sequence:
- the LOC125675256 gene encoding uncharacterized protein LOC125675256: protein MASEDITQGQYVIECDICKQPVSFFCRRCGVNLCDPCVPVHLRIKSKTGHDVVDFASRDDDDTSNQENHTSKRLDKPKVSGFAKITQQRLNSLSKIYQRKKDEVTSRGEEWHRLIDKTVKTLHQELDDMQKKHESLLRKQKGELEEILGKVDEINATTTELKNTQNVMDIKKLIARIENQETPSEITQYSFPVFCECKIDDNYLKSYFGYIENIQDRKIPMPKLKSEDPVISNHKILEVPRVITAIDTGFPADENNNRLYDIVVIDDNRMWMGGASKTLKLFDFQGNLHDTVSITAHGGCLTVYNKHVIYTTQGSNNTVYRVAADKTIQTMFTTGEWRPYGITSTASDDLLVCLHKDDQYKVVRYSGTGTVLQEIQYDSQGQPLYQEPTYITENVNGDIIVTDWKKNAVIAVDRLGIFRFSYSGRDTTFKVGYITTDPAGHVIVTDLKGDKIHMLDRDGRFLRYDIPDQGINRPRGVCIVGEGEMFVGEQNTGIAKRIKYLEQ, encoded by the exons ATGGCATCTGAAGACATTACCCAAGGTCAATATGTCATTGAATGTGACATCTGCAAACAACCAGTCTCGTTCTTCTGCAGACGATGTGGGGTCAATCTCTGCGATCCTTGTGTTCCGGTACATCTCCGGATTAAGTCCAAGACCGGACATGACGTGGTGGATTTCGCCAGTAGAGATGATGACGACACctctaa TCAAGAGAATCATACGTCAAAGCGTCTGGACAAACCAAAAGTTTCTGGATTTGCAAAAATAACACAACAGAGATTAAATTCCTTATCCAAAATTTACCAACGGAAGAAGGATGAAGTGACGTCACGAGGGGAAGAGTGGCACAGACTCATAGATAAAACCGTGAAGACGCTCCATCAGGAACTGGACGACATGCAAAAGAAACACGAATCACTACTCCGGAAACAGAAGGGGGAATTGGAAGAAATTTTAGGAAAAGTTGATGAAATAAACGCCACGACAACGGAACTGAAAAATACACAGAATGTTATGGACATTAAGAAACTTATTGCAAGAATTGAAAATCAGGAAACCCCCTCGGAGATTACGCAGTACTCGTTCCCGGTATTTTGCGAATGCAAAATTGACGACAACTATTTGAAATCGTATTTCGGATACATTGAGAATATACAAGATAGAAAGATTCCTATGCCGAAATTGAAATCTGAGGATCCTGTGATTTCGAATCACAAAATATTAGAGGTGCCGAGAGTTATCACAGCTATAGACACAGGGTTTCCTGCAGATGAAAATAACAACCGTCTATACGATATTGTTGTTATTGATGATAACAGAATGTGGATGGGAGGAGCAAGTAAAACACTCAAGTTGTTTGATTTCCAGGGAAACCTTCACGACACTGTCTCCATCACAGCACACGGTGGTTGCTTAACTGTATACAACAAACACGTGATTTACACTACGCAGGGCAGCAATAATACCGTGTATAGAGTAGCCGCGGATAAAACGATCCAGACGATGTTTACAACCGGGGAGTGGAGACCATACGGCATCACGAGTACCGCGTCAGATGACCTACTGGTCTGTCTCCATAAAGATGACCAGTACAAAGTCGTACGATACAGCGGTACCGGTACCGTACTCCAGGAAATCCAGTACGACTCACAGGGCCAGCCTCTGTACCAAGAACCAACCTACATCACTGAGAATGTCAACGGGGACATCATCGTAACAGACTGGAAGAAAAACGCTGTGATTGCTGTTGATAGATTAGGAATATTTCGGTTTTCTTACTCTGGGAGGGACACGACATTTAAGGTCGGCTACATCACTACTGATCCTGCCGGTCACGTTATCGTTACTGACTTAAAAGGTGACAAGATCCACATGTTGGACAGGGACGGGCGATTCCTGAGATACGACATTCCTGATCAAGGGATTAATAGACCACGCGGTGTGTGTATCGTCGGGGAAGGGGAGATGTTTGTGGGGGAGCAGAATACCGGTATAgctaaaagaataaaatatttggagCAATAA